ACCGATTCTGAATCATCCATTGCATCACTTTCCAAGCCCGATCCCAGGCATCTTTTTCCGATCTTGATATTGATTCTTCATCAATAATCCGCACCCACGGATCAGTTTCTTCTATTATATATGTGCCACAATTCAGACCTTCGAATATCTCCAGGAGTGACATATAGGTTGGATAGTAGTTTCGATTTATATCGGCAATAAAGCTTGCTTGATTGCTTTCATCAAGCCAAACAATTCGTTCAATTTTTGTTGGATCTTCTCGATGTCGAAACAAGGTGTTAACCGCTACGTACATCTCGACCAACTCCCGTGCTTTTCCTGACAACGACTTCCATTTGCTCAGGTGTATGGATTATATTGATTTCTTGATCCAAATTGATTTCGATTTGCTTACTCGCAATGAGATAGCGAAACAAGAATAACCCCAAACCCTTTTCCCGTTTCGTTTCGCGTTCAAATGCATCCAATATTCCCCTTACAGGCTCCCTTTTTGAACGTAAAGCTTCCATTATATATGTGCTGTAATACTTAACTTCTTGTTCTGTCAAACCAGCATCTTCGATATATAAGGCAGGAAGAACCCACTCAATATTTCGTGATCGCTGATACGGAATCTCTTCGGAAGTCACGATTGCATATTCCATTTTCAGGCTTTCGTAGTACCGCCGCTGTATCTCCAGGCGTTCCAACGTATCTTTTTTCTCCAACTCAGTCCGATCTTTTATAGACCGTGCATATGTGCGAAGTTGCCCTTTTTCGTCCTTGGCAGTTATCAGAAATGTCGTAACAAGAACATGCGGGGTGCC
The genomic region above belongs to Ferviditalea candida and contains:
- a CDS encoding TnsA endonuclease C-terminal domain-containing protein; the protein is MAGRSQQWKDSTLKRFLDEGRGQGEEDYKPWLKVSDIPSKGRVTRLYSRKLNRTIHLLTDSQTRYFYLLEFDDRVVSVKEQYPLLNIADIMDQLDESLVKRLKNRDGTPHVLVTTFLITAKDEKGQLRTYARSIKDRTELEKKDTLERLEIQRRYYESLKMEYAIVTSEEIPYQRSRNIEWVLPALYIEDAGLTEQEVKYYSTYIMEALRSKREPVRGILDAFERETKREKGLGLFLFRYLIASKQIEINLDQEINIIHTPEQMEVVVRKSTGVGRDVRSG